The Geoanaerobacter pelophilus genome includes a region encoding these proteins:
- a CDS encoding helix-turn-helix domain-containing protein, translated as MNSEMNSTHFDDAWERVKSVSGWGDYKDLATFVGSTSQSISGVKKRGKFPLEWAYKVAQAFASNTDWIMTGKLDHLSQAANGNGILQGHHVDAEEIHIDVHNHVTKEQHEEYIARDPLDDAFVRDWHRLSEVEMMRFWTLLKEKIELSKED; from the coding sequence ATGAACTCCGAAATGAACTCAACTCATTTCGATGACGCTTGGGAAAGAGTTAAGAGCGTCTCTGGATGGGGTGACTATAAAGATCTGGCCACGTTCGTCGGATCAACGTCGCAGTCCATATCTGGAGTAAAGAAGCGTGGTAAGTTCCCGTTAGAGTGGGCTTACAAGGTTGCTCAAGCTTTTGCATCAAATACAGACTGGATCATGACTGGAAAGCTTGACCATCTTTCACAGGCCGCAAATGGGAATGGGATTTTACAGGGGCATCATGTTGATGCTGAAGAGATTCATATCGATGTGCATAACCATGTGACTAAGGAGCAGCACGAGGAATATATTGCAAGGGATCCGCTAGATGATGCTTTTGTAAGGGATTGGCATAGGTTGAGTGAGGTGGAAATGATGAGGTTTTGGACGCTATTGAAGGAAAAAATTGAACTATCTAAGGAGGATTAA
- a CDS encoding helix-turn-helix domain-containing protein, whose amino-acid sequence MSRHTIPKKPEQRREWIKYQLRLNGSSFSAIAKERGVSRQAVQLVNYCPSPKWEGIIAQKIGTTPEQIWPERYAA is encoded by the coding sequence ATGTCAAGGCACACGATACCAAAAAAACCCGAGCAGCGTCGGGAGTGGATTAAGTATCAATTGCGGCTTAATGGTTCGTCGTTTTCGGCAATAGCCAAAGAGCGCGGAGTTAGTCGACAGGCTGTGCAGCTGGTCAACTACTGTCCCTCTCCAAAATGGGAGGGGATCATTGCTCAAAAGATCGGAACAACTCCTGAACAGATATGGCCAGAGCGCTACGCTGCATAA
- a CDS encoding DNA-binding protein — MTVTRTHYTARDLAGLPGMPSTERAVQFRADRENWSSRKRAGRGGGKEYCITTLPPETRKALTIQNTKVGYRDVLEMDIAFVAELQQTEAQKEAQRLEARQQSASQFAALPAWQKRAAAAKLEIIKACTRYINDCGLAKIEGQNSFAHEYALGRIDVAPWVRSEIRQFHPQTLRDWIKTEYELGSMGLVDMYGNRKDQSKIETFSPDGKTQPMVDILVALVLKHPRIREKKANEALRGILLERGIHDAPLVSDKSVMRFLNKWKSQNRDQYEIACNPDNYKNNRQPAFGSRSEGITGPNQLWEIDATPADLLLTDGQRYKIIGVTDVGTARLKYYVNVTEKARDNAWAIRNCILDWGVPCHGTLVTDNGSPYIGGHFTRILHDLDIDHHVCKPFSGDEKPHIERSFRTFSHDLIELTPGYCGHSVADRKEIESRKSFAQRLMKPDEVIEVSVSAAQLQQFIDRWTAAYHNSKHERLGKTPNQALAEWPHAIHRISDERALDMLMAEAVRRGNRLPTIGKKGIRVNGGVYIHPALGIHVGKKCRAFQDPADLGRIIVHLMNEHGVWEFLCIAEDPNRTGISMAEVARVTRALHTQHKKEIARLNREAKKAIKGVDIVDAVLTYREQENAQEQGNVTYFPRPSVEYSTPGLQAAADARAALDGTLKPVTPALTPDQQAMKDRIRSELKAKPTTNIRNLETESARAKYKRMKGLRDVLTIGGTISEDEYKSLVIYEQSNEYLVLKGMEEESASAVK, encoded by the coding sequence GTGACAGTCACTCGGACGCACTACACTGCACGAGATCTAGCCGGCCTGCCCGGTATGCCCAGCACCGAAAGAGCCGTGCAATTCCGTGCCGACCGTGAAAACTGGTCCTCCCGTAAGCGCGCTGGCCGCGGCGGTGGAAAAGAGTACTGTATCACCACCCTCCCACCAGAAACCCGCAAAGCCTTGACTATCCAAAACACCAAGGTTGGTTACCGTGACGTATTAGAGATGGACATCGCCTTCGTCGCCGAACTCCAACAAACCGAAGCTCAAAAAGAAGCCCAACGCCTCGAAGCCCGGCAACAAAGCGCCTCCCAGTTTGCGGCCCTCCCGGCCTGGCAGAAACGGGCAGCGGCCGCCAAACTGGAGATCATTAAAGCCTGCACCAGGTATATCAACGACTGCGGCCTCGCCAAAATAGAGGGCCAGAACTCCTTTGCCCACGAATACGCCCTTGGCAGGATAGATGTCGCACCCTGGGTGCGCTCCGAGATCCGGCAGTTCCACCCGCAAACCCTGCGCGACTGGATCAAGACCGAGTACGAACTCGGCTCCATGGGCCTCGTAGATATGTACGGCAACCGCAAAGACCAGAGCAAGATTGAGACCTTTTCTCCGGACGGCAAAACCCAGCCGATGGTCGATATCTTGGTAGCCCTGGTTCTCAAACACCCGCGCATTCGCGAGAAAAAAGCCAACGAGGCACTCCGCGGTATTCTGCTGGAGCGCGGCATTCATGATGCACCGCTGGTCAGCGACAAATCGGTCATGCGGTTTCTGAATAAATGGAAGAGCCAGAACCGCGACCAGTACGAAATCGCCTGCAACCCTGACAACTACAAGAATAATCGCCAACCTGCCTTTGGCTCGCGGTCGGAAGGGATCACCGGACCAAATCAGCTCTGGGAGATCGATGCCACTCCTGCCGATCTACTGCTCACCGACGGCCAGCGTTACAAAATCATCGGCGTCACCGATGTCGGTACCGCCCGCCTTAAATACTACGTCAATGTAACTGAAAAAGCGCGGGATAACGCCTGGGCCATTCGCAACTGCATCCTCGACTGGGGTGTGCCTTGCCATGGCACCCTGGTCACCGATAACGGATCCCCTTATATCGGCGGACACTTCACCCGGATCCTGCACGACCTCGACATTGATCACCATGTCTGCAAACCGTTCTCAGGAGATGAAAAACCGCATATCGAGCGGAGTTTCCGCACCTTCAGCCATGACCTGATCGAGCTGACTCCTGGCTATTGCGGCCATAGTGTTGCCGATCGCAAAGAGATTGAATCGCGCAAATCCTTTGCCCAGCGCCTCATGAAACCGGATGAGGTTATCGAAGTATCAGTAAGTGCCGCCCAGCTGCAGCAGTTCATCGACCGTTGGACCGCTGCCTATCACAACTCCAAACATGAACGCCTCGGCAAAACACCCAACCAAGCGCTTGCTGAGTGGCCACATGCCATACACAGGATCAGCGACGAACGCGCCCTGGATATGCTCATGGCCGAAGCCGTCCGCCGGGGTAACCGGCTGCCAACCATCGGCAAAAAAGGGATCCGCGTCAATGGTGGTGTGTATATCCACCCTGCCCTCGGTATCCATGTCGGCAAAAAGTGCCGCGCTTTCCAGGATCCTGCCGACCTCGGTCGCATCATAGTCCATCTGATGAACGAGCATGGTGTCTGGGAATTCCTCTGCATCGCCGAAGATCCGAACCGCACCGGTATCTCCATGGCCGAAGTCGCCAGAGTCACCCGAGCACTGCATACCCAGCACAAAAAAGAGATTGCCCGGCTTAATCGTGAGGCCAAAAAGGCCATTAAGGGAGTTGATATCGTTGATGCGGTACTCACCTACCGCGAACAGGAAAACGCCCAGGAGCAAGGGAACGTCACCTATTTCCCTCGCCCGAGCGTCGAGTACTCCACGCCGGGCCTCCAGGCCGCAGCCGATGCCAGGGCCGCACTGGACGGCACACTTAAGCCTGTAACCCCGGCATTAACTCCCGATCAGCAGGCCATGAAAGACCGGATAAGGTCCGAACTGAAAGCCAAACCAACTACGAACATCCGGAATCTCGAAACCGAATCTGCCCGCGCCAAATACAAGCGGATGAAAGGTCTACGGGACGTACTCACGATAGGTGGCACCATATCAGAAGACGAATATAAGAGCCTTGTCATCTACGAGCAGAGCAATGAATACCTGGTATTAAAGGGAATGGAAGAAGAATCGGCGTCAGCCGTGAAATAG
- a CDS encoding AAA family ATPase translates to MSQPSSSVKSGVAALNNVILASTCMERLVNASSHLPKIGALYGRAGLGKSSAATYLMNRYNAVRIECKSVWNRKTVLTEILKRFLITPAKTMPDMLDQVCTQLQLSGRPLIIDEMDHLVKKNAVEIIRDIYDGSQAPVLLIGEENFPTELMKWERVHSRVLDWSPVQPLDMEDTLLLADHYCRKVKVYDDLLAHIHAKSGGSARRICVNLELVEEMTLRMGRDEIDLDTWGNQPLYTGSAPAGGGRK, encoded by the coding sequence ATGTCACAACCCTCATCATCAGTCAAGAGTGGCGTCGCAGCACTCAACAACGTCATCCTGGCCTCAACCTGTATGGAACGCCTGGTCAACGCCAGCAGTCACCTGCCTAAAATCGGTGCCCTGTATGGCCGGGCCGGGCTTGGCAAATCATCCGCCGCCACCTACCTGATGAACCGCTACAACGCTGTCCGCATCGAATGCAAAAGCGTCTGGAACCGTAAAACCGTACTTACTGAAATACTTAAAAGGTTCCTTATCACCCCGGCCAAAACCATGCCCGACATGCTTGACCAGGTCTGTACCCAGCTACAACTGTCCGGCCGACCGCTCATTATAGACGAAATGGATCACCTGGTAAAAAAGAACGCTGTAGAGATTATCCGCGATATATACGACGGCAGCCAGGCCCCGGTGCTGCTGATCGGCGAAGAGAACTTTCCCACCGAGCTCATGAAATGGGAACGTGTCCATAGCCGCGTGCTCGACTGGTCGCCAGTCCAACCACTAGACATGGAAGATACCCTCCTTCTGGCCGATCATTACTGCCGCAAGGTAAAAGTGTACGACGATCTCCTTGCTCACATCCACGCCAAATCAGGTGGGTCCGCCCGCCGGATCTGCGTCAACCTCGAACTGGTCGAAGAGATGACACTGCGCATGGGGCGTGACGAAATCGACCTGGACACCTGGGGCAATCAGCCACTCTACACCGGGTCGGCCCCTGCCGGAGGGGGGCGTAAATGA
- a CDS encoding DUF3164 family protein: MDFYSYSPAFGMEYHPSKEAAIEAATEGMKLTHLDQANQVTWGEVTERGVDTTAGAVLKRQDRLTYEAAYPQVVNGRMEDAAGSLVLLKNIRETDLLEHDLVLSIAAIWKGLAGKIARFKEHNFSDVTTFVDLLFEKHNTKRGGTQGNMTFGTFDRKFKLVIAIQKTLDFGPEIEVAKAKMLQAAREMGNGSQLEGIVTASLTQVDGKLRVAEVLRLCRHKVDNDTWNEGVAIIKDAINVVNSKKQVRMYERNDQGAYVAIPLDIAAI, from the coding sequence GTGGATTTCTACAGCTACTCACCAGCATTCGGCATGGAATACCATCCAAGTAAAGAGGCCGCCATAGAGGCCGCCACCGAGGGGATGAAACTTACCCACCTTGATCAAGCAAATCAAGTGACCTGGGGCGAGGTCACCGAACGCGGCGTCGACACGACAGCAGGGGCCGTCCTTAAACGTCAGGACCGGCTCACTTACGAAGCGGCATATCCCCAGGTTGTCAATGGCCGTATGGAGGATGCTGCAGGGAGCCTGGTACTTTTGAAAAACATCCGTGAGACCGACCTCCTGGAGCACGATTTGGTGCTCTCCATCGCGGCGATCTGGAAAGGGCTGGCCGGCAAGATAGCGCGGTTCAAGGAACATAACTTCAGTGACGTTACCACCTTTGTTGATTTGCTCTTTGAGAAACACAACACCAAGCGAGGCGGCACCCAGGGGAATATGACCTTTGGCACCTTCGATCGCAAGTTCAAGCTTGTAATCGCCATCCAGAAGACTCTCGACTTCGGTCCAGAGATCGAGGTTGCTAAGGCCAAGATGCTGCAGGCTGCCAGAGAGATGGGGAACGGCAGCCAGCTTGAAGGCATTGTGACTGCCAGTCTTACTCAGGTTGACGGTAAACTGCGTGTCGCCGAGGTTCTGCGCCTCTGTCGGCATAAGGTCGACAATGACACCTGGAATGAGGGCGTAGCTATCATTAAAGACGCCATCAATGTCGTTAACAGTAAAAAACAGGTCCGGATGTATGAGCGAAACGATCAAGGTGCTTACGTTGCCATCCCGCTTGATATAGCGGCGATATAA
- a CDS encoding helix-turn-helix transcriptional regulator, with protein sequence MQKPVKKTKKRQNCTHMTGAELKQLRREIGIGTCDMYRLLGLPRRTYQDYEAGKRGIPESVAIAAKEAHRRDREFFATLPDRIDARILEQFPDGLIK encoded by the coding sequence GTGCAAAAACCAGTTAAAAAAACAAAAAAGCGCCAAAACTGCACGCACATGACCGGCGCAGAATTAAAGCAGCTGCGCCGTGAAATAGGCATTGGCACCTGCGATATGTACCGCCTGCTCGGCCTACCGCGTCGCACCTACCAGGACTACGAAGCTGGCAAACGCGGCATTCCAGAGAGTGTGGCGATAGCAGCCAAAGAGGCCCATCGCCGCGACCGCGAATTCTTTGCCACTCTGCCTGACCGGATCGATGCCAGGATCCTGGAGCAGTTCCCGGACGGGCTTATAAAGTAA
- a CDS encoding class I SAM-dependent methyltransferase yields MKENAQILDACCGSRMFWFDRQNPDAIFVDKRRETHVLPDVSSAGGSRTLVVDPDMVADFTALPFGDNRFALVVFDPPHLIRNGRKGWLAKKYGKLEGDWREELRQGFAECFRVLRPEGTLIFKWNEHEVPVAQILALTPEQPLFGNRCGKTAKSHWLVFLKR; encoded by the coding sequence TTGAAGGAAAACGCTCAAATATTAGACGCTTGCTGCGGCTCTCGGATGTTCTGGTTTGACCGGCAGAACCCGGACGCTATTTTCGTGGACAAGCGCCGGGAAACTCACGTGTTGCCTGATGTGTCCAGCGCCGGCGGTAGCCGCACACTCGTTGTTGACCCGGATATGGTCGCCGACTTTACCGCGCTGCCGTTCGGGGACAACCGCTTTGCCCTCGTGGTATTCGACCCGCCACACCTGATACGGAACGGCCGCAAGGGGTGGCTGGCAAAGAAGTACGGGAAGCTTGAAGGCGACTGGCGGGAAGAACTTCGTCAGGGCTTCGCGGAATGCTTTCGGGTGCTGCGGCCGGAAGGAACGCTCATTTTCAAGTGGAACGAGCATGAAGTGCCGGTAGCGCAAATTTTGGCGCTGACGCCTGAGCAACCACTTTTCGGCAATCGGTGCGGGAAAACGGCAAAGTCTCACTGGCTCGTGTTTTTAAAGAGATAA
- a CDS encoding regulatory protein GemA, with product MTKTALKSDKSPRLKLYGRIHSLMAEGNISDEIYRDILFVNFDGAESKSSLTERQLLQLVQHLEALVPGKQRRSYPGRPHNMNRPGQSRTDQLEKIEALLTIGKLPWSYADSIAKQMRLADKVAWVKTEDLYKITTALRKRAQKEGWDLSGETK from the coding sequence ATGACTAAAACAGCCCTTAAAAGTGATAAATCTCCCCGCCTTAAGCTCTATGGTCGCATTCATAGCCTTATGGCCGAGGGGAATATCTCAGATGAAATATACCGGGATATCCTCTTCGTAAACTTCGACGGCGCTGAGTCAAAATCCAGCTTAACTGAGCGCCAGCTCCTGCAGCTCGTCCAGCACCTGGAGGCTCTGGTACCAGGTAAACAGCGCCGCTCATACCCAGGCCGTCCGCACAACATGAATCGCCCTGGTCAAAGCCGCACTGATCAGCTGGAGAAGATCGAGGCCCTGCTTACCATCGGCAAGCTACCCTGGAGCTATGCCGATTCAATTGCCAAACAGATGCGCCTGGCAGACAAAGTCGCCTGGGTAAAGACGGAAGATCTCTATAAAATCACCACCGCCCTGCGTAAACGGGCACAAAAAGAAGGCTGGGATCTCTCAGGAGAAACAAAATGA
- a CDS encoding glycoside hydrolase family 19 protein, whose amino-acid sequence MISVEQFVKLFPQNKHPQAWTDALNAILPKYGINTRLRIMAFLAQCGHESNGFTDVIENLNYSAEALTLTWPKRFPQGVAEEYARQPERIANRAYADRMGNGPESSGDGWKHRGRGVIQITGKDKYLEFAKAAGKSYDDVFAYLETKEGAIESACWFWVNNGCNALADADKFIALTKRINGGTNGIDDRMARYELATKLFM is encoded by the coding sequence ATGATAAGCGTCGAGCAATTCGTAAAGCTTTTCCCGCAAAACAAACACCCGCAAGCCTGGACCGATGCCCTTAACGCAATACTCCCTAAATACGGCATTAACACCCGCCTGCGAATCATGGCGTTTCTCGCCCAATGCGGTCACGAAAGCAACGGTTTCACCGATGTTATCGAAAACCTCAACTATAGCGCCGAAGCGCTAACCCTTACTTGGCCTAAACGCTTCCCGCAAGGCGTTGCCGAGGAATACGCCCGTCAACCCGAACGGATCGCTAACCGCGCCTACGCCGACCGTATGGGCAACGGCCCGGAATCATCTGGTGACGGTTGGAAACACCGTGGCCGCGGCGTTATTCAGATCACAGGTAAAGACAAATATCTCGAATTCGCAAAAGCCGCCGGTAAATCGTACGACGACGTATTTGCCTACCTCGAAACCAAAGAAGGTGCAATTGAAAGCGCCTGCTGGTTCTGGGTCAATAACGGCTGTAACGCCCTGGCTGATGCAGATAAGTTTATCGCCCTCACCAAGCGGATCAATGGTGGCACTAACGGCATTGACGACCGGATGGCGCGTTACGAACTAGCGACAAAACTGTTTATGTAG
- a CDS encoding TraR/DksA family transcriptional regulator — protein MPDDMDLCQQINQERIDDALADHYRRRVTGTSLTHCVDCGDPIPAKRQIYSPGCCRCVACQTDFENGFKG, from the coding sequence GTGCCTGACGACATGGACCTCTGCCAGCAGATCAACCAGGAGCGGATTGACGACGCCCTCGCCGACCATTACCGCCGGAGAGTAACCGGCACCAGTCTTACTCACTGTGTTGATTGTGGCGATCCTATTCCGGCGAAACGGCAAATATATTCACCAGGCTGCTGCCGGTGCGTGGCGTGTCAAACTGACTTTGAAAACGGCTTTAAAGGGTGA
- a CDS encoding cytoplasmic protein, whose translation MHNDAKLRREFLRWIILLTLNNARPSGCYEELVLMTAQGYYQDATALELRRELDYLFDRKLAELRKEPSGRWFCDLTRYGVDVVEYTVDCDPGIARPVNYCHG comes from the coding sequence ATGCATAACGATGCCAAGCTACGCCGGGAATTCCTACGGTGGATCATTCTATTGACACTTAATAACGCCCGTCCATCCGGCTGTTACGAGGAATTGGTATTAATGACCGCGCAGGGTTATTACCAGGACGCCACCGCCCTTGAGCTGCGCCGTGAACTTGACTACCTGTTCGACCGCAAGCTGGCCGAGTTGAGGAAAGAGCCATCTGGCCGCTGGTTTTGTGATCTGACCCGTTATGGCGTCGACGTGGTTGAATACACGGTTGACTGTGATCCTGGCATTGCCCGGCCGGTGAACTACTGCCATGGCTAA
- a CDS encoding DUF3486 family protein: protein MANRSSVNKLPGEIKSWLDKSLMEGNFSGYELLEAALKERGFQIGKSSIHRYGSKLERRLATVRAATESARIIAEGAADEKDDRSAAVIAMVQSDIFEAMLSFQEAEEEQDQGARLKLLAQAAKGIADVTRASVTQKKFANEIRKQTIEDAVTEVKKKAHDGTFQFDPEAVEYIAGALYGLKI, encoded by the coding sequence ATGGCTAACCGGAGCTCAGTAAATAAACTCCCTGGGGAGATTAAATCCTGGCTGGACAAGTCCCTAATGGAAGGGAACTTCAGCGGCTATGAACTCCTGGAAGCGGCACTTAAGGAGCGTGGCTTCCAGATTGGGAAAAGTTCGATTCATCGGTATGGCTCCAAACTGGAACGGCGTCTGGCGACCGTCCGCGCTGCAACTGAGTCTGCCCGCATTATCGCCGAAGGGGCTGCCGACGAAAAAGACGATCGTTCGGCGGCTGTTATCGCCATGGTACAGAGCGATATTTTCGAGGCCATGCTGTCATTCCAGGAAGCTGAAGAGGAGCAGGATCAGGGTGCCCGGTTGAAGCTGCTGGCCCAAGCCGCTAAGGGGATCGCCGACGTTACCCGCGCCAGTGTAACGCAAAAGAAGTTTGCCAACGAGATCCGGAAGCAGACGATCGAGGATGCGGTTACTGAAGTTAAGAAGAAAGCCCATGACGGCACCTTCCAGTTTGATCCGGAAGCGGTTGAATACATTGCGGGGGCGCTCTATGGTCTCAAGATATAA
- a CDS encoding terminase large subunit domain-containing protein has protein sequence MVSRYNLHPLRLLLYTVVAFFLCAAIRPDALFAAEKAQQTPQHMPSKEPKFAPLPDGYSPIVPLTLYQKRWIEDNSRLKIGMFTRQGGKSFGTALEAVIDCFQHKTTWVFLSAGERQSKELMNKAAMHAKAMNLAILEVSESFKDETGTRTEYKQLEIIFPNGSRIIGLPANPATARGHSANILLDEFALHKDSRAIWTALYPSITRGYKIRIISTPLGKKNKFYELWTGRTLQIWDGQEYKYVGERGGYSKHKVTIEDAVELGLKLYDDEGEPCEVEDLRLGLADDEAWHQEFLCEFVDEQTAFLTYDLIESCEDCTLDYMPHWAEQLLFAAIEHHNKHKGEESPPHFDVRHIVNDILFPGELYLGFDVARTRDLSVIWLDEEINGVGRARAVIAMKNLPFEVQKLVLWSLIKLPQFRRGCIDRSGLGMQLAEQAETLWPSKIEGVTFNNASKEALAVGLKKNLEDKKEALPPDTTIRQSLHAIKKVATSAGNFRYDADRDEKIGHADHFWAKALSVQARGGYAGPVWAASRGKRQSNNMLKGFDHAA, from the coding sequence ATGGTCTCAAGATATAATCTGCATCCCCTACGCTTGCTGCTCTATACGGTCGTTGCCTTTTTCCTCTGTGCGGCGATTCGTCCTGATGCTCTCTTTGCAGCAGAGAAAGCGCAGCAGACCCCACAGCACATGCCGTCTAAAGAGCCGAAGTTTGCTCCTCTGCCGGATGGCTATAGCCCCATAGTTCCGCTTACTCTTTACCAAAAACGGTGGATTGAGGATAACTCTCGGCTCAAAATCGGGATGTTTACCAGGCAAGGGGGTAAGTCCTTCGGCACTGCCCTGGAAGCGGTAATTGATTGTTTCCAGCATAAGACCACCTGGGTGTTTTTATCCGCTGGTGAGCGCCAGTCCAAGGAACTCATGAATAAGGCGGCAATGCACGCCAAAGCCATGAATCTGGCGATTCTGGAGGTGTCTGAGTCGTTTAAGGATGAAACCGGGACTCGTACCGAATACAAGCAGTTAGAAATTATTTTTCCAAACGGCAGCCGGATTATCGGCCTTCCAGCAAATCCAGCCACTGCTCGCGGTCATTCCGCCAATATCCTTCTCGATGAGTTTGCCCTGCATAAAGACAGCCGGGCCATCTGGACCGCCCTTTACCCTTCAATCACGCGTGGCTACAAGATCCGGATTATCAGTACCCCGCTTGGCAAGAAAAACAAGTTTTACGAGTTGTGGACCGGTCGCACTCTGCAGATCTGGGATGGCCAGGAATACAAATACGTCGGTGAGCGTGGTGGTTATAGCAAACATAAGGTTACCATTGAGGACGCAGTCGAGCTAGGCCTCAAGCTATATGATGACGAAGGTGAACCATGTGAGGTGGAGGATCTGCGCCTCGGTCTTGCTGATGATGAAGCCTGGCACCAGGAATTCCTCTGCGAGTTCGTTGATGAACAGACTGCTTTCCTTACCTACGACCTGATTGAGAGCTGCGAGGATTGCACCCTCGACTATATGCCTCACTGGGCCGAACAGCTCCTCTTTGCCGCCATTGAGCATCACAATAAGCATAAGGGCGAAGAAAGCCCGCCGCATTTCGATGTGAGACATATTGTTAATGACATTCTTTTTCCCGGAGAGCTGTATCTCGGCTTTGACGTGGCTCGCACCCGCGACCTTTCAGTGATCTGGCTCGATGAAGAAATTAACGGTGTCGGTCGTGCCCGTGCTGTCATCGCCATGAAAAACCTGCCATTTGAAGTGCAGAAACTTGTCCTTTGGAGTCTGATTAAGCTGCCGCAGTTCCGCCGGGGCTGTATCGACCGCTCTGGTCTAGGTATGCAGTTGGCAGAGCAGGCGGAAACTCTTTGGCCTAGCAAGATTGAAGGGGTTACCTTTAACAACGCTTCAAAAGAGGCCCTGGCTGTTGGGCTGAAAAAGAACCTGGAAGATAAGAAAGAAGCGTTACCACCAGATACCACCATCAGGCAGAGCCTCCATGCCATCAAGAAGGTGGCCACTAGCGCCGGAAACTTCCGCTATGACGCCGACCGGGATGAGAAGATCGGCCATGCAGACCATTTCTGGGCCAAGGCTCTTTCGGTTCAGGCTCGCGGCGGTTATGCCGGTCCTGTCTGGGCCGCCTCCCGCGGCAAGCGCCAGAGCAACAACATGCTGAAAGGATTCGACCATGCCGCGTAA